In one window of Crocosphaera subtropica ATCC 51142 DNA:
- a CDS encoding CHASE2 domain-containing protein, with protein sequence MKISRTSKLRGNKGFFVALLCAVLISLICRYAGFWQENELYFFDQMTQKTAPSLTQNRVVIVKITEEDVKTFPAFTPDDRTLARTLKNIAQQKPRAIGLDMVRDIPVPPGSNELKAVFENTSNLYGIGKFTGIEGDPFFTYIAPPYTLDNLQRVGDVSVVVDDDGVVRRANLFPTTGESAIPSLGLLLAEKYLENEGISPEGGTNNRLKLGKVEFPIFNQNTGGYIRADDGGYQTLMRWIRPLQQFKQISLTEVYENRIPVNFFQDKIVLIGYWTTSQKRDLFYTPFSEQGDGKTPRQAFGVEIQANFSEYILHTVLDGLPPLKSLPEGLEIIWLTGWGLIGSLIIWRFRYLSLFFSPLNLIVIVGLFGLLIIVALLQIQLLSFQWGWWLPVAATNSSVVIFLLITILYIFRERILEHIENLEQKVEERTISLTQALETNKRNQQQLIKQEKLAFLGRLTAGFCHQFKNPLYQLKYGLATIINMLDESEYSVLDSYKNDERLLDLLVGLQEPIEKLEMIFKLILLSPSQQRITYIEVSPNQFVKAILNSVLKYHSSPLLASQIKTYFSPQLEQVNKIPQKLEIPLFNIIENAFDVLAEAQNKKFNFVPNLILETEVNSNYWSISIKDNGLGIDPSIENYLFEPFVTNKPETQGIGLGLYISREVMNDIGGKICFNSLNKGVSFTLYIPYVKQVNN encoded by the coding sequence ATGAAGATTTCTCGGACTTCTAAATTAAGAGGGAACAAAGGTTTCTTTGTTGCTTTACTGTGTGCTGTGTTGATTAGCTTAATTTGTCGATACGCAGGATTTTGGCAAGAAAACGAATTATATTTTTTTGATCAAATGACTCAAAAAACAGCCCCCTCATTAACTCAAAATAGGGTGGTTATTGTCAAAATCACTGAAGAAGATGTCAAAACCTTTCCTGCTTTTACCCCTGATGATAGAACATTAGCAAGAACTCTAAAAAATATTGCTCAACAAAAACCCAGAGCGATTGGGTTAGATATGGTCAGAGATATTCCAGTCCCTCCTGGTTCAAACGAACTCAAAGCCGTTTTTGAGAATACGTCTAACCTCTACGGAATTGGAAAATTTACTGGCATTGAAGGAGATCCTTTTTTTACCTATATTGCACCTCCTTATACACTCGATAATCTTCAAAGAGTGGGAGATGTTTCAGTGGTGGTTGATGATGATGGAGTCGTTCGTCGAGCTAATTTGTTTCCCACAACAGGAGAGTCAGCCATTCCCAGTTTAGGATTATTATTAGCTGAAAAATATTTAGAAAATGAGGGGATTTCTCCTGAAGGGGGAACTAATAATCGTTTAAAATTGGGCAAAGTAGAATTTCCGATTTTTAATCAGAATACTGGGGGATATATTAGGGCTGATGATGGAGGATATCAAACGTTAATGCGTTGGATTCGTCCATTGCAGCAATTTAAACAAATCTCTTTGACAGAGGTTTATGAGAATCGTATTCCTGTTAATTTTTTCCAAGATAAGATTGTTCTCATTGGATACTGGACAACCTCTCAGAAGCGAGACTTGTTTTATACTCCTTTTAGTGAACAAGGGGACGGAAAAACGCCACGTCAAGCTTTTGGGGTAGAAATTCAAGCTAATTTTAGTGAATATATTTTACACACTGTTCTTGATGGTTTACCTCCTTTAAAATCTTTACCAGAGGGATTAGAAATAATTTGGCTCACTGGTTGGGGCTTGATCGGTAGTTTGATTATTTGGCGATTTCGTTATCTATCACTATTTTTCTCTCCTCTGAATTTAATTGTCATTGTGGGACTTTTTGGATTGTTGATAATAGTGGCCCTGCTCCAAATTCAGTTGTTGAGTTTTCAGTGGGGGTGGTGGTTGCCTGTTGCTGCCACTAATAGTAGTGTAGTGATTTTTCTCCTCATTACTATTTTATATATTTTTCGAGAAAGAATTTTAGAGCATATTGAAAACTTGGAACAAAAAGTTGAAGAAAGAACAATTTCTTTAACTCAAGCATTAGAAACCAATAAACGTAATCAGCAACAATTAATTAAACAAGAAAAATTAGCTTTTTTAGGAAGACTGACCGCTGGGTTTTGTCACCAATTTAAAAATCCACTTTATCAGCTTAAGTATGGATTAGCTACTATCATTAATATGTTAGATGAATCTGAATATTCTGTACTCGATTCTTATAAAAATGATGAACGACTATTAGATTTGTTGGTAGGTTTGCAGGAACCAATTGAGAAATTAGAAATGATTTTTAAACTAATTTTACTATCTCCTTCTCAGCAAAGAATAACTTACATAGAAGTGAGTCCAAATCAGTTTGTAAAAGCTATTCTCAACTCGGTTCTCAAATATCATTCTTCTCCTTTATTAGCCAGTCAAATTAAAACTTATTTTTCGCCTCAACTTGAGCAAGTAAACAAAATTCCGCAGAAGTTAGAAATTCCTTTATTTAATATCATTGAAAATGCTTTTGATGTTTTAGCTGAAGCTCAAAATAAGAAGTTTAATTTTGTTCCTAATCTAATCTTAGAAACGGAAGTTAATTCTAATTATTGGTCTATTTCTATTAAGGATAATGGGTTAGGAATTGATCCGAGTATTGAAAATTATTTATTTGAGCCTTTTGTCACGAATAAACCTGAAACTCAAGGCATAGGATTAGGACTTTATATAAGTCGAGAAGTAATGAATGACATAGGTGGAAAAATTTGTTTTAATTCTTTAAATAAAGGAGTTAGCTTTACTTTGTATATTCCTTATGTAAAGCAAGTGAATAATTAA
- a CDS encoding DUF928 domain-containing protein: MRFLISLTFISIISLFPHSEVFANTYKPDKRYEQQQTQSTTNRGCRESVAQFQILAPSDHIGKTALKQPTFLFWWYEVPSSSLKISITQPLVESPLWEKPLEVEQKGLLRLKLPESLKLKNGDYVLTAELPCSSQADGSSFIRIAFRKVSLNEGDSSKSLAERGIWYDALVESLKTSKTEFHQLLEQIGIILSNEDFSDF, translated from the coding sequence ATGCGTTTTTTGATTAGCTTAACATTCATTTCGATTATCTCGCTGTTTCCCCATTCTGAAGTTTTTGCTAATACTTATAAACCAGACAAACGTTACGAACAACAACAAACCCAATCAACAACCAATCGAGGTTGTAGAGAAAGTGTAGCACAATTTCAAATCTTAGCCCCATCAGATCATATCGGGAAAACAGCATTAAAGCAACCCACTTTTCTTTTTTGGTGGTATGAGGTTCCCTCATCTTCTCTGAAAATTTCTATTACACAACCGCTGGTGGAATCTCCTTTATGGGAGAAACCACTTGAAGTTGAACAAAAAGGGCTATTACGGCTAAAATTACCCGAATCTCTGAAACTGAAAAATGGAGACTATGTGCTAACTGCGGAATTACCTTGTTCTTCACAAGCCGATGGTAGTAGTTTTATTCGCATTGCCTTTAGAAAAGTTTCGTTAAATGAAGGAGATTCCAGCAAATCGTTAGCAGAAAGAGGCATTTGGTACGATGCCCTTGTCGAGAGCCTAAAAACATCTAAAACTGAGTTTCATCAACTGCTAGAACAAATAGGTATCATTTTGTCCAATGAAGATTTCTCGGACTTCTAA
- a CDS encoding CHAT domain-containing protein — protein sequence MNVKLIKKRIKKIAFYVFIFYFNLIFIILTQSNTWGQVNLDFIKQLYQQGKYGELIEQLASHQDNKNPLIHEYLASSYEATGQLNSAIFHWKKARQVYEQHHNVNKVVKLKLIQAQLEIETGDPQEALHLLQQVPELVEAVALKGNALLVLGEYQKAIAKFDTALQQVFDPDVRLSLLSNLSQAYQKNTLRLKQQQELLLPNNTTESQQLARAVLENQQLAKTTANQAWQLAQTFNQPNYSTARAWLTWLPYLSKEKQQETLTKVETALSNLPSTHQTVMLWLNLADIIDHQEPITQANAIAQTLNDYQGMAIAKRKLGHYFETQQQYPLALAYTQEALKYAHAQLAHEQLYRTSWQKARIYEAIGEKKAAKLAYEQAVYSLNRIRNKLISASKNIQFNFQKEVEPVYRNYLSLLLENPTSKNLDTVTQVFDLLQLSQLENLFQDSCFDESDRGIEPSEILQKNKIAVINTIILPNSLHIIFRLPQGNKYHIQQNITSQQLNHKIEEWKTNLFKVTTNDYLTSSQYFYDLLLSPFEHKFPSSKVKQLLFINDGLLKNLPMSALYDRKKQEFLIEKFPISNNLGQQFITNSSDIESPVIAFGLTESRPPINKSLPNVTNELQEIKNIWGGNTYLDQEFTRERFIEILKTQRPQILHIATHGIFTGVSETTYLQSYDQIIDLNDFDDLLQRHTNLSLLTLSACETATGNEKAVLGLAGVAIKQGIPNTLGTLWQVQDNVSARLIRQFYQNIENNIPPVKALQLAQLRELENISQHPRSWAAFLLIGT from the coding sequence ATGAATGTTAAGCTAATCAAAAAACGCATTAAAAAAATAGCCTTTTATGTGTTCATCTTTTATTTTAATCTTATCTTTATCATTTTAACGCAATCAAATACTTGGGGGCAAGTTAATTTAGACTTCATTAAACAACTATATCAGCAAGGAAAATATGGAGAACTTATTGAACAGTTAGCTTCTCATCAAGATAATAAGAATCCACTTATTCATGAATATTTAGCCTCTAGTTATGAAGCAACAGGACAGCTAAATTCTGCGATTTTTCACTGGAAAAAAGCTCGTCAAGTGTATGAACAACACCACAATGTAAATAAAGTCGTAAAATTGAAACTGATACAAGCCCAATTAGAAATTGAAACAGGAGATCCTCAAGAGGCTTTACACTTGCTACAACAGGTTCCTGAATTGGTGGAAGCCGTTGCCCTCAAGGGAAATGCTCTGTTAGTGTTGGGGGAATATCAAAAAGCGATCGCCAAATTTGACACGGCCTTGCAACAAGTTTTTGACCCCGATGTTCGTTTATCCCTTCTGAGCAACCTATCGCAAGCTTATCAAAAAAATACTCTTCGATTAAAGCAACAACAAGAACTCTTACTCCCAAACAACACAACGGAAAGCCAGCAGTTGGCCAGAGCCGTTCTTGAGAATCAGCAACTAGCTAAGACCACAGCTAATCAAGCTTGGCAACTGGCACAAACATTCAATCAGCCTAATTATAGTACCGCAAGAGCTTGGTTAACCTGGCTTCCCTATCTCTCTAAAGAGAAGCAGCAAGAAACTTTGACAAAGGTGGAAACTGCCCTAAGCAATTTACCTTCTACCCATCAAACAGTGATGTTATGGCTCAATTTGGCAGATATTATTGATCATCAAGAGCCAATAACACAAGCTAATGCGATCGCGCAAACCTTGAACGATTACCAAGGTATGGCCATTGCTAAAAGGAAATTAGGTCATTATTTTGAAACTCAACAGCAGTATCCATTAGCCTTAGCCTACACTCAAGAAGCCCTTAAATATGCCCACGCACAACTAGCCCACGAGCAACTTTATCGCACTTCATGGCAAAAAGCTAGAATTTATGAGGCCATAGGAGAAAAAAAAGCAGCTAAACTGGCTTATGAGCAGGCGGTTTATAGTCTTAATAGAATACGCAACAAACTAATTTCAGCTTCTAAGAACATTCAATTTAATTTTCAAAAAGAAGTTGAACCCGTTTATCGAAATTATCTCTCTTTACTATTAGAAAATCCTACTTCTAAAAATCTTGATACTGTTACTCAGGTTTTTGACTTGTTACAATTAAGTCAACTGGAAAATTTATTTCAAGATAGTTGCTTTGATGAATCAGATAGGGGAATAGAACCTTCAGAGATTTTACAAAAGAACAAGATTGCTGTTATTAATACTATTATTTTACCGAATTCTCTGCATATTATTTTTCGTTTACCTCAAGGGAATAAATATCATATTCAACAAAATATTACTTCTCAACAACTTAATCATAAAATAGAAGAGTGGAAAACAAATTTATTTAAAGTTACCACCAATGATTATTTAACCTCGTCTCAATATTTTTACGATTTATTACTCAGCCCTTTTGAACATAAATTTCCCTCATCTAAAGTGAAACAATTGCTATTTATTAATGACGGGTTATTAAAAAATTTACCCATGTCAGCCTTATATGATCGTAAAAAGCAGGAATTTCTGATTGAAAAATTTCCTATCAGTAATAATTTAGGACAGCAATTTATAACGAATTCTTCAGACATTGAATCTCCAGTCATTGCTTTTGGTTTAACCGAATCTCGTCCCCCGATTAATAAATCTCTTCCTAATGTGACTAATGAATTACAGGAAATTAAGAACATTTGGGGAGGGAACACCTATCTGGATCAAGAATTTACGAGAGAGAGGTTCATAGAAATACTAAAAACGCAACGTCCCCAAATTTTACATATTGCCACTCACGGCATCTTTACTGGGGTTTCAGAAACAACCTATTTACAATCCTATGATCAAATCATTGACTTAAATGATTTTGATGATCTTTTACAACGTCATACTAATTTATCTTTATTAACTTTAAGTGCTTGTGAAACAGCAACGGGAAATGAAAAAGCAGTCTTAGGATTAGCTGGAGTCGCTATTAAACAGGGGATTCCTAATACATTAGGAACTTTGTGGCAGGTTCAAGATAATGTTTCTGCCCGACTAATTAGACAGTTTTATCAAAATATAGAAAATAATATTCCTCCCGTCAAAGCCCTACAACTAGCTCAACTTCGGGAGCTAGAAAATATCAGTCAACACCCTAGAAGTTGGGCAGCGTTTCTATTAATAGGTACTTAA
- a CDS encoding filamentous hemagglutinin N-terminal domain-containing protein → MIRKKIQKLILISFFILLPNYLTKSLAQISPDNNLPQASEVFSPDGQFMIINGGTERGNNLFHSFSTFIINNGQTAFFNNSPNITNIFSRVTGLTPSIIDGLITSNGSVNFFLMNPNGITFGPNAQIALGSFFATSADSITFADGQTFQATPDPNSLLSFARPIGVGLNNPGKIEIKGAGQPFEYTFFEVPILPIITPENLLNLTGLRAFPGAGITLVGGEIEVSQAALASLGGNLALVSIKEGFYHIDSPEMSNIARFADINISGSALGISGLGNQESILLWGKDINVRNGSLIFNQNLGTSSTGDITLKASNSININSQFTPTVIRNLTLGTGNSGGLNFTAPSIFIKDLVVIDTTTFNTGQGGNVQLEAEKLMISESISETIITGLGSFVTTQAEGAGGDIIVDVGELILEKGAGIVASTGGLGDAGDISISASNITIGELSKNFNTPALLSSVSFGLGNAGNVNIETQTLKLSQGGGISSTAASGGNAGNITINASRRVELSQSSSNSFFENFERSEFGTELNSFDFSNASTIGGINSLVSQPPPELQEIFNIESQPTGNSGSITITTPNLTLSNNGVLSVANFGTGRAGNISIKANNIILEDNSLISSSSLAEDGGDITVDTNNLYLDTNSRISTEVGITIPEFSSLLIPEASGGNINIRADKVNLNNALIATDSRSDSGGNINLNSEFLFSENSIISARSTGSGNGGNINFTVGKGIVLFGENEIIAEAVEGNGGNISITTPVFLPSATTRISASSSFGLDGNIDIQTPDNNLLSAIIPIKAQILEIDDSITQNCSPQNQNRFVIPGSETLPPTPENLPGRIIEYNPQEEELNTPIQPNAVIKTEDEQILLVNLCLKRNARTY, encoded by the coding sequence ATGATTAGAAAAAAAATTCAAAAGTTAATTTTGATCAGTTTTTTTATTCTATTACCGAATTATCTCACTAAGAGCTTAGCTCAAATAAGTCCAGATAATAATTTACCCCAAGCCTCTGAAGTCTTTTCTCCAGATGGACAATTTATGATTATTAATGGAGGAACTGAACGGGGTAATAATTTATTCCATAGTTTCTCAACATTCATCATTAATAATGGGCAGACAGCCTTCTTTAATAACTCCCCTAATATTACTAATATTTTTAGTCGAGTAACAGGGCTTACTCCTTCAATTATTGATGGTTTAATTACTAGCAATGGGAGTGTCAATTTTTTTCTGATGAATCCTAACGGAATTACCTTCGGTCCCAATGCTCAAATTGCACTAGGTTCTTTTTTTGCAACATCTGCCGACAGTATTACGTTTGCTGATGGACAGACATTTCAAGCTACGCCTGATCCTAACTCTCTTCTTAGCTTTGCAAGACCTATTGGTGTCGGTTTAAATAATCCTGGGAAAATTGAGATTAAAGGCGCAGGACAACCATTTGAATATACTTTCTTTGAAGTTCCTATTTTACCTATTATTACGCCCGAAAATTTACTCAATTTAACGGGATTGAGAGCATTCCCTGGTGCTGGAATCACTCTGGTTGGGGGAGAAATAGAGGTATCTCAAGCTGCTTTGGCCTCATTGGGAGGTAACTTGGCTTTAGTTAGTATCAAAGAAGGTTTTTATCATATTGACTCTCCAGAAATGTCTAACATTGCTAGATTTGCAGATATTAATATATCTGGGTCAGCTTTAGGAATTTCAGGACTCGGAAATCAAGAATCGATCCTTTTATGGGGAAAAGATATTAATGTTAGAAATGGGTCTTTAATTTTTAACCAGAATTTAGGCACATCTTCTACTGGCGATATAACTTTAAAAGCCTCTAATTCTATCAATATTAATAGTCAGTTCACACCAACTGTTATTCGGAATCTGACACTAGGAACAGGAAATTCTGGTGGACTTAATTTTACGGCTCCTTCGATTTTTATTAAAGATTTAGTTGTTATTGATACGACAACTTTTAACACAGGACAAGGCGGAAATGTTCAGCTTGAAGCTGAGAAACTCATGATTTCAGAATCTATTTCCGAGACAATTATCACAGGATTAGGAAGTTTTGTGACCACTCAAGCTGAAGGAGCAGGAGGGGATATCATAGTTGATGTTGGTGAGTTAATCCTTGAAAAAGGGGCCGGAATTGTTGCTTCTACCGGAGGACTTGGAGATGCTGGTGATATCAGTATTTCAGCAAGTAATATTACCATCGGCGAACTTAGTAAAAATTTTAATACTCCTGCTTTACTATCATCTGTTTCATTTGGATTAGGAAATGCTGGCAATGTTAATATCGAAACACAAACCCTTAAATTAAGCCAGGGGGGTGGGATTAGTTCTACTGCCGCTAGTGGGGGAAATGCTGGAAACATTACTATTAATGCTAGTAGACGCGTTGAGCTAAGCCAATCTTCTTCTAATTCATTTTTTGAAAATTTTGAACGCTCTGAATTTGGTACCGAACTCAATTCATTTGACTTTAGTAATGCTTCAACTATTGGGGGCATTAATTCCTTGGTTTCTCAACCTCCTCCAGAGCTACAAGAAATCTTTAACATTGAATCACAACCAACAGGAAATTCTGGCAGTATAACTATTACAACTCCGAATCTAACCCTATCTAATAATGGGGTATTATCCGTTGCTAATTTTGGGACAGGACGAGCAGGTAACATCTCCATTAAAGCGAACAATATTATTTTAGAAGATAATAGTTTAATTTCTTCGAGCAGTTTAGCAGAAGATGGAGGAGATATTACTGTTGACACTAATAATCTTTACCTTGATACTAATTCAAGAATTTCAACAGAAGTAGGCATCACTATTCCTGAATTTAGTTCCCTTTTAATTCCAGAAGCTAGTGGCGGTAATATAAATATTCGAGCAGATAAAGTTAATTTGAATAATGCTCTAATCGCTACCGATTCTCGAAGTGACAGTGGGGGTAATATTAATTTGAATTCGGAGTTTTTATTTTCAGAAAATTCGATAATTTCTGCCCGATCTACTGGTTCAGGAAATGGAGGCAATATTAATTTTACTGTAGGTAAGGGTATTGTTTTATTCGGAGAAAATGAAATTATTGCTGAAGCAGTAGAAGGTAATGGGGGGAATATTTCTATTACTACTCCTGTCTTTTTACCTTCAGCTACCACTCGCATTTCTGCTTCTTCGTCTTTTGGTTTAGATGGCAATATTGATATACAAACTCCAGACAATAATCTACTTTCAGCTATTATTCCCATAAAAGCACAAATCCTAGAAATCGATGACTCAATTACTCAAAATTGCTCTCCACAAAACCAAAATCGATTTGTTATTCCTGGCTCTGAAACTTTACCTCCTACTCCCGAAAATCTACCAGGTCGGATTATTGAATATAATCCTCAAGAAGAAGAACTTAATACACCTATTCAACCCAATGCAGTTATTAAAACTGAAGATGAACAGATTTTATTGGTTAATTTATGTCTAAAAAGAAATGCTAGAACCTATTGA
- a CDS encoding ShlB/FhaC/HecB family hemolysin secretion/activation protein translates to MSILLSKTYWILVVLMSQFCFYLVFSVIFLFQQQNLVASEKLRTNHRFIESQDKNIFCETLLIKKIIIKGNSEFLTEELNLITRKFLKQPATLSNLQQIAREVSQFYWNKGFLTSEAYPPVEQDISQGVVTIKVIEGELDKIDITDGFGRKIENSLIKNWLHRQAGKPLNVDDLLEGLQLLKIKYNLTKIESELQKGTLPKFSNLKLKIEQGEQYRIHLQGNNYGSFNSGQEAGNFQFIANNLSGKSDKLDVSGIVSEGSEQALIDYQIPLCLIDCLSFQFHYEIGNSEVIRQPLETFDIEGEYQKFFLEITQPIIKSSRTDLGVDLELGWQRSETFVLGRRFSFSPQTLDGQYDIYTLRIGTTWEEKWPTGALINRGEITVGGDSLSETSDPFVLFRLQSNWLEKLNENLLFSLFGSLQLTPSSLGKSFGVLPSEQFPIGGFSTVPGYDLNLRRGDNGINIKADLRQTVLKSSSLGAITINPYAAFGYVWNKRNEAILLEPTTLGSVGLNLHWKIKGIDINLGIAEPLNDVSENFEQTTYFSIGSSISF, encoded by the coding sequence ATGTCTATTCTTCTTAGTAAAACCTATTGGATTTTAGTCGTTTTAATGAGTCAATTCTGTTTTTATTTAGTCTTTAGTGTAATTTTTTTATTTCAGCAACAAAATTTAGTAGCTTCTGAAAAGTTAAGAACTAATCATAGGTTTATTGAATCGCAAGATAAAAATATTTTTTGTGAAACTCTATTAATAAAAAAGATAATTATTAAAGGAAATAGTGAGTTTTTAACAGAAGAGTTAAATCTGATAACTCGAAAATTTCTAAAGCAACCTGCTACCTTATCTAATTTACAGCAAATTGCTAGAGAAGTCTCTCAATTTTATTGGAATAAAGGCTTTTTAACTTCAGAAGCATATCCACCAGTCGAACAAGATATTTCTCAGGGGGTAGTAACTATAAAAGTTATTGAAGGAGAACTAGACAAAATTGACATTACTGATGGTTTTGGTAGAAAAATAGAGAATAGCTTAATTAAAAATTGGCTACATCGTCAAGCAGGAAAACCACTTAATGTCGATGATCTTCTAGAAGGACTACAATTATTAAAAATTAAATATAATTTAACTAAAATTGAATCGGAGCTACAAAAGGGAACATTACCAAAATTTTCTAATCTCAAACTGAAAATTGAACAAGGAGAGCAATACCGAATTCATTTACAAGGAAATAACTATGGTTCATTTAATTCAGGTCAAGAGGCAGGAAATTTTCAGTTTATTGCTAACAATTTATCAGGAAAAAGTGATAAATTAGACGTAAGTGGGATAGTTTCAGAAGGAAGTGAACAAGCTTTGATAGACTATCAAATTCCTTTGTGTTTAATTGATTGCCTTTCTTTTCAATTTCACTATGAAATTGGAAATTCTGAGGTGATTCGTCAACCACTAGAAACTTTTGACATTGAAGGGGAGTACCAAAAATTTTTTTTAGAGATCACACAACCCATAATAAAAAGTTCTCGAACAGATTTAGGAGTGGATTTAGAATTAGGTTGGCAACGAAGTGAAACATTCGTGTTAGGAAGACGTTTTTCTTTTTCTCCTCAAACGCTTGATGGTCAATACGATATTTATACCCTGAGAATAGGGACAACATGGGAAGAAAAATGGCCAACAGGCGCATTGATTAATCGAGGAGAAATAACGGTTGGTGGAGATTCTTTATCGGAGACTTCAGACCCTTTTGTTCTCTTTCGACTACAATCTAACTGGCTTGAAAAGCTAAATGAAAACTTATTATTTTCTCTATTTGGCTCCTTACAACTAACCCCTTCTTCGTTAGGAAAAAGTTTTGGAGTTTTGCCTTCAGAACAATTTCCGATTGGTGGATTTTCAACAGTTCCTGGCTATGATTTAAACTTACGTCGTGGAGATAATGGAATCAATATCAAAGCTGATTTGAGACAAACAGTTTTAAAAAGTTCCAGTTTAGGAGCAATCACCATTAATCCTTATGCGGCTTTTGGATACGTCTGGAACAAAAGAAATGAAGCTATTTTATTAGAACCTACAACTTTAGGAAGTGTTGGGCTTAATCTACATTGGAAAATTAAGGGAATAGACATAAATTTAGGCATAGCAGAACCCTTGAATGATGTATCTGAGAATTTTGAGCAGACTACCTATTTTTCAATAGGTTCTAGCATTTCTTTTTAG
- a CDS encoding ribbon-helix-helix domain-containing protein, producing MGKRISITLSDEILEDLEIWAQQRGQTVAGLAALLVEKAVTEAQISTIKLSEDTSASLRELAKEEGLTPAALAQKLLVKALKQKDYDK from the coding sequence GTGGGAAAGCGAATTAGCATCACTCTATCAGACGAAATTCTTGAGGATCTCGAAATCTGGGCGCAGCAACGAGGTCAAACCGTCGCTGGACTGGCTGCACTTTTGGTTGAAAAAGCGGTTACAGAGGCTCAAATTAGCACGATTAAATTGAGTGAAGACACTTCAGCCTCTTTACGCGAACTAGCCAAAGAAGAAGGTTTAACACCTGCTGCTTTGGCTCAAAAACTTCTGGTTAAAGCTTTAAAACAGAAAGACTATGACAAATAG
- a CDS encoding response regulator codes for MRLHLSLDSEHIVPPKKIPQHDECGILIVEDEKIWRQIYKINLFKQSSNRKYKFYEASNGREALTLLAQHSSSIRIILLDLVMPTMEGQEFIEFLVTKWGLSHLGIFVLTAYGNEETMQQSQLRGVRAFIDKQNINFEQVSLLIEQFLDIAEKPKGISTGFYLENRPSSTGDREDIYLRWNLGEERAEGFRLGPIEEIEAVDLPNLRTEFDIDQAQEP; via the coding sequence ATGCGACTTCATCTGTCTCTCGATTCGGAACACATTGTCCCTCCCAAAAAAATCCCTCAACACGATGAATGTGGGATTTTAATTGTCGAGGATGAAAAAATATGGCGACAAATTTATAAAATTAATCTTTTCAAACAGAGTAGTAACCGTAAATATAAATTCTATGAAGCCTCTAATGGACGAGAAGCTTTAACCCTGCTCGCACAGCATTCTTCTTCTATTAGAATCATTCTGCTCGATTTAGTCATGCCTACAATGGAAGGCCAAGAATTTATTGAATTTTTGGTCACTAAATGGGGCCTTAGTCATTTAGGAATATTTGTTCTGACCGCCTATGGGAATGAAGAAACAATGCAACAATCTCAGTTACGTGGAGTCCGAGCTTTTATTGATAAACAAAACATTAATTTTGAGCAAGTTTCTTTATTAATCGAACAATTTCTTGATATAGCTGAAAAACCAAAAGGTATTTCTACAGGATTTTATTTAGAAAATCGTCCCTCTTCGACAGGAGATCGTGAAGACATTTATCTACGATGGAACTTAGGGGAAGAAAGAGCCGAGGGGTTTCGTCTCGGACCAATTGAAGAAATAGAAGCCGTTGATTTGCCCAATTTGCGTACAGAGTTCGATATTGATCAGGCTCAGGAGCCTTAA